A part of Mustela erminea isolate mMusErm1 chromosome 9, mMusErm1.Pri, whole genome shotgun sequence genomic DNA contains:
- the TMEM179B gene encoding transmembrane protein 179B encodes MRRGLGGWLPGGGGAMALPWLQRFELLLFTAAFLCGAVAAATLTRTQGSFSGRCPLYGVATLNGSSLALGQPSAPSLCYFVAGVSGLLALYCLLLLLFWVYSSCIEDSHRGPIGLCIALVISAIAIFLVLVAACILRFGTRSLCKSIVSLNITISCSEAQKIPWTPPGTALQFYSNLHNAETSSWVNLVLWCVVLVLQVVQWKSEATPYRPLERGDPEWSSETDALVGPRPSHS; translated from the exons ATGAGGCGGGGCTTGGGCGGTTGGCTTCCTGGTGGCGGGGGCGCCATGGCGCTACCCTGGCTGCAGCGCTTCGAGCTCTTGCTCTTCACCGCCGCCTTCCTGTGCGGAGCTGTGGCGGCCGCGACGCTGACCCGGACCCAG GGCTCCTTCAGTGGCCGCTGTCCCCTGTATGGTGTGGCCACCCTGAATGGCTCCTCCCTGGCCTTAGGCCAACCCTCGGCCCCATCCCTCTGCTACTTTGTGGCAGGGGTCTCTGGCCTCCTGGCCCTCTActgtctcctgcttctgctcttctgGGTCTACAGCAGCTGCATTGAGGACTCCCACAG AGGCCCGATAGGGCTCTGCATAGCGCTGGTCATCTCAGCTATAGCCATCTTCCTGGTCTTAGTGGCTGCCTGTATCCTTCGATTTGGCACCCGTTCTCTCTGCAAATCCATCGTCTCCCTGAACATTACAATTAG CTGCTCTGAAGCCCAGAAAATTCCATGGACACCCCCTGGAACCGCCCTGCAGTTTTACTCCAACCTACACAATGCTGAA ACCTCTTCTTGGGTGAATCTGGTATTGTGGTGTGTGGTCTTGGTGCTTCAGGTGGTGCAGTGGAAGTCCGAAGCCACCCCATACCGGCCTCTGGAGCGGGGCGACCCTGAGTGGAGCTCTGAGACAGATGCTCTGGTTGGGCCACGCCCTTCTCATTCCTGA
- the TMEM223 gene encoding transmembrane protein 223, whose product MAALGRRWSARVFLALRPLHDAAPPRDVLLFQHERSRFFAVLGLFCAGQGVFWASLAVAALARPPARAMPPDAEPTERGRLDLRSALWRYGLAVGCGAIGTLVLGAGLLFSLRSVRSVMLRAGGKQVTLTTHAPFGLGAHFTVPLNQVSCMAHRGEVPAMLPLKIKGRRFYFLLDKAGHFPNTKLFDNTVGAYRSL is encoded by the exons ATGGCTGCACTGGGGAGGCGGTGGTCTGCTCGGGTGTTCCTTGCACTGCGTCCCCTGCACGACGCGGCTCCACCTCGGGACGTCCTGCTCTTCCAGCATGAACGGAGCCGCTTCTTCGCCGTCCTCGGGCTGTTCTGCGCCGGCCAGGGCGTCTTCTGGGCCTCCCTGGCTGTGGCAGCCTTGGCCCGACCCCCAGCCCGCGCGATGCCTCCAGACGCGGAGCCCACAGAGCGCGGCCGCCTGGACCTGCGCTCCGCTCTCTGGCGCTACGGCTTGGCGGTCGGCTGCGGTGCCATCG GTACCCTGGTACTCGGTGCTggtcttctcttctccctccgtTCTGTGCGTTCAGTGATGCTGCGGGCTGGAGGAAAGCAGGTGACCCTCACCACTCATGCCCCCTTTGGCTTGGGTGCTCACTTCACCGTCCCTTTGAACCAAGTCTCCTGCATGGCCCACCGTGGTGAAGTCCCTGCTATGTTGCCTCTGAAGATCAAAGGCCGGCGCTTCTACTTCCTCTTAGACAAAGCTGGACACTTCCCCAACACAAAACTCTTCGACAATACCGTGGGTGCCTACCGCAGCTTGTGA
- the NXF1 gene encoding nuclear RNA export factor 1, whose product MADEGKSYNEHDDRVSFPQRRKKGRGPFRWKYGEGNRRSGRGGSGIRSSRLEEDDRDVAMSDAQDVPRIRHNPYPSRPNRRGDSWHDRDRIHVTVRRDRTLPERGGAGTSQDGTSRNWFKITIPYGRKYDKSWLLNVIQSKCNVPFTPIEFHYENTRAQFFVEDASTASALKAVNYKILDQENRRISIIINSSAPPHSVQNELKPEQVEQLKLIMSKRYDGSLQALDLKGLRSDPDLVAQNIDVVLNRRNCMAATLRIIEENIPELLSLNLSNNRLYRLDDMSSLVQKAPSLKILNLSGNELKSERELDKIKGLKLEELWLDGNPLCDTFRDQSTYISAIRERFPKLLRLDGHELPPPIAFDVEAPTMLPPCKGSYFGTETLKSLVLHFLQQYYAVYDSGDRQRLLDAYHDGACCSLSIPFTPQNPARSNLAEYFKDSRNVKKLKDPTLRFRLLKHTRLNVVAFLNELPKTQHDVNSFVVDISAQTSTLLCFSVNGVFKEVDGKSRDSLRAFTRTFVAVPASNSGLCIVNDELFVRNASPDEIQRAFAMPAPTPSSSPVPTLSPEQQEMLQAFSTQSGMNLEWSQKCLQDNNWDYTISAQAFTHLKAKGEIPEVAFMK is encoded by the exons ATGGCGGACGAGGGGAAGTCCTACAACG AGCACGATGACCGCGTTAGTTTccctcaaagaagaaagaaaggccgGGGTCCTTTCCGGTGGAAGTATGGTGAAGGGAACCGTAGGTCTGGAAGAGGAGGGTCTGGCATTCGATCTTCCCGCCTGGAGGAAGATGACAGAGATGTGGCAATGAGTGATGCCCAAGATGTTCCCCGAATACGACA CAACCCCTATCCTTCCCGACCCAACCGTCGAGGTGACAGTTGGCATGATCGAGATCGCATTCATGTTACTGTGCGGAGAGACAGAACTcttccagagagaggaggagctggCACCAGCCAGGATGGGACCTCAAGAAACTGGTTTAAGATTACA ATTCCCTATGGCAGAAAGTACGACAAGTCGTGGCTCCTGAACGTGATTCAGAGCAAGTGCAATGTCCCTTTCACCCCCATTGAG TTTCACTATGAAAACACACGGGCCCAGTTTTTTGTTGAAGATGCCAGTACTGCCTCTGCGTTGAAGGCCGTCAACTATAAGATTTTGGATCAGGAAAACAGAAGG ATATCGATCATCATCaactcctctgcccctccccattcggTACAGAATGAACTGAAGCCAGAACAGGTCGAGCAGCTAAAG CTAATCATGAGCAAACGATATGATGGCTCCCTGCAAGCGCTTGACCTCAAGGGGCTCCGTTCAGACCCAG ACTTGGTGGCCCAGAACATCGATGTTGTCCTGAACCGCAGGAACTGCATGGCGGCTACGCTGCGAATCATTGAGGAGAACATCCCTGAG CTTTTGTCCTTGAACTTGAGCAACAACAGGCTCTACAGGCTGGATGACATGTCCAGCCTTGTGCAGAAAGCACCCAGCCTGAAGATCCTCAACCTCTCCGGGAATGAG TTGAAGTCTGAGAGGGAGTTGGACAAGATAAAAGGGCTAAAGCTGGAAGAGCTGTGGCTCGACGGAAACCCACTGTGTGACACCTTCCGAGACCAGTCTACCTACATCAG CGCCATTCGAGAACGATTTCCCAAGTTATTACGCCTG GACGGCCATGAGTTACCTCCGCCAATTGCCTTTGATGTCGAAGCCCCCACAATGTTGCCGCCCTGCAAG GGAAGCTACTTTGGAACAGAGACCCTGAAGAGTCTGGTCCTGCACTTCCTGCAGCA GTACTATGCCGTGTACGACTCCGGGGACCGGCAGCGGCTCCTGGATGCCTACCACGATGGGGCCTGCTGCTCCCTCAGCATTCCTTTCACCCCCCAGAACCCTGCCCG AAGCAACCTGGCCGAGTACTTCAAGGATAGCAGGAACGTGAAGAAGCTCAAAGACCCGA CCCTGCGGTTCCGGCTGCTGAAGCACACACGACTTAACGTCGTGGCCTTCCTCAATGAGCTGCCCAAAACCCAGCACGACGTCAACTCCTTTGTGGTAGACATAAGCGCGCAGACG AGTACGTTGCTGTGTTTTTCTGTCAACGGGGTCTTCAAAGAAG TGGACGGAAAGTCTCGGGATTCTTTGCGAGCCTTCACCCGGACGTTTGTGGCTGTTCCTGCCAGTAACTCAGG GCTGTGCATCGTAAACGACGAGCTGTTTGTGCGGAACGCCAGCCCTGACGAGATCCAGAGAGCCTTCGCCATGCCCGCAcccaccccttcctccagcccagTGCCCACCCTGTCCCCAGAGCAGCAGGAGATGCTGCAGGCGTTCTCTACCCAGTCTGGCATGAACCTTGAGTGGTCCCAGAA GTGCCTTCAGGACAATAACTGGGACTATACCATATCTGCCCAGGCCTTTACTCATCTCAAG gCCAAGGGTGAGATCCCAGAAGTGGCGTTTATGAAGTGA